From Cyclopterus lumpus isolate fCycLum1 chromosome 2, fCycLum1.pri, whole genome shotgun sequence, a single genomic window includes:
- the LOC117746588 gene encoding histone H3.v1-like encodes QAKEEEAKEEEAKEEQAKEAKEEQAEEEQAKEEQAEEEQAEEEQAEEEQAEEEEAKEEEAKEEEAKEEEAEEEEAEEEEAG; translated from the exons caagccaaagaggaggaagctaaagaggaggaagccaaagaggagcaagccaaa gaagccaaagaggagcaAGCCGAAGAGGAGCAAGCCAAAGAGGAGCAAGCCGAAGAGGAGCAAGCCGAAGAGGAGCAAGCCGAAGAGGAGCAAgccgaagaggaggaagccaaagaggaggaagccaaagaggaggaagccaaagaggaggaagccgaagaggaggaagccgaagaggaggaagccgga